The following are encoded together in the Malaya genurostris strain Urasoe2022 chromosome 3, Malgen_1.1, whole genome shotgun sequence genome:
- the LOC131437303 gene encoding cysteine-rich PDZ-binding protein: MVCEKCEKKLGKVITPDPWKAGARNTTEGGGRKINENKALSSSKHRYNPVAGNFAPCRICKQKIHQAGSHYCQQCAYKKGICAMCGKKLLDVKNYRQSSA; encoded by the exons ATGGTTTGtgaaaaatgcgaaaaaaaattggGCAAAGTCATCACCCCCGATCCATGGAAAGCCGGTGCCCGTAATACAACTGAAGGAGGCGGCAGAAAAATCAACGAAAACAAAGCGTTAAGTAGTTCTAAACACCGATACAATCCCGTGGCCGGTAATTTTGCTCCATGTCG AATATGCAAGCAAAAGATTCATCAGGCCGGATCTCACTACTGCCAGCAATGTGCTTACAAAAAAGGAATATGTGCGATGTGTGGCAAAAAGCTCCTAGATGTAAAAAATTATCGTCAGTCATCGGCATAa
- the LOC131437302 gene encoding mitochondrial DNA helicase isoform X1: protein MLAKRFLHSCMCSSQPMLKITSYNTNNRTAYMQLLSTKNEACWLLIRNAYSIDGRDDIPALGTSSLFNIRKTIKASSLENSEGFTCIRTVCPICSSVPGQDTDRSQSMRKETIYINKTTGHFTCSACQYLGRWEYIEKFFLSHSKTAKSMLEMQKLKDIFLESKRFEAKDEIKFPDSLINVDYNLAIEICKTFSLEGIPAQSLMQIACSWDDANQCLYVPMIDVESRIVGYKVLSKDVNSGMLVEKTIPEANCSGLIYLRCTTATVGASVKPSSKELSNAILVLNIHDLLSLSAAKINATAICLPHDLKSLPQQCLPGLERYSKLTMWFNYDTAGWDTARNYAKKLDERRCLFVRPTDAHPTPAKALSLGLDLKTIYSKAQPIIHQSITTFQALRQDVLSDLQNIDKVQGVKWKRYPTLNKLLKGHRKGELTVLTGPTGCGKTTFMSDYSLDLALQGVSTLWGSFEIRNTRLASTLLRQMAGRPLDVNLSDFDYFADQFEQLQLYFMTFHGQQSIKVVMEAIEHTQYVHDIQHVIIDNLQFMMGVSEESKHIDRYWKQDAIIAAFRTFATRKNCHVTLVIHPRKERDTEELTTSSIFGGAKASQEADNVLIIQDKRLTSVRGKKYLQVAKNRYSGDLGILPLDFDKASLSYAQKRKKTEPSEGFTDETNGITTSDI from the exons ATGTTAGCCAAACGTTTCCTACATTCTTGTATGTGCTCGAGTCAGCCAATGTTGAAAATAACTTCCTATAATACAAATAACCGAACAGCATATATGCAGTTACTTTCCACTAAAAATGAAGCATGCTGGTTGTTGATTCGAAACGCATATAGCATAGATGGTAGGGATGACATTCCGGCTCTGGGGACATCGTCGTTGTTCAATATCAGAAAAACGATCAAAGCGTCCAGTCTGGAAAACTCGGAAGGTTTCACTTGTATACGAACAGTTTGTCCAATATGTAGCAGCGTTCCAGGACAGGACACAGATCGTTCACAAAGTATGAGAAAAGAAACAATCTATATCAATAAAACAACAGGACATTTTACTTGTTCTGCTTGTCAATATTTGGGCCGGTGGGAATACATTGAAAAGTTTTTCTTGTCGCATAGTAAAACTGCAAAATCTATGCTGGAGATGCAGAAGctcaaagatatttttttggaaaGTAAAAGGTTTGAGGCCAaagatgaaataaaatttcccgATAGTTTAATAAATGTTGATTATAATTTAGCTATTGAGATTTGCAAAACCTTCAGTTTAGAG GGTATTCCAGCGCAAAGTTTAATGCAAATTGCCTGCAGTTGGGATGACGCTAATCAATGTCTCTATGTTCCTATGATAGATGTTGAATCTAGAATTGTCGGGTACAAAGTTCTCAGTAAAGATGTCAATAGTGGAATGCTAGTTGAGAAAACTATCCCGGAAGCGAATTGTTCTGGATTAATTTATTTGAGATGTACAACGGCGACTGTTGGTGCTTCAGTGAAACCAAGTTCCAAGGAGCTTTCTAATGCTATACTCGTATTGAACATTCATGATCTGCTCTCATTGAGTGCAGCAAAAATTAACG CGACTGCCATTTGTCTTCCTCATGATCTGAAAAGTTTACCACAGCAGTGTTTACCAGGATTAGAAAGATATTCGAAGTTAACAATGTGGTTCAATTACGATACCGCCGGTTGGGACACTGCTCGGAATTATGCCAAAAAGTTAGACGAACGTCGTTGCCTTTTCGTCCGCCCTACGGATGCTCATCCCACACCAGCGAAAGCACTGTCCTTAGGGCTGGATCTGAAAACAATCTATTCGAAAGCACAGCCGATCATACATCAGTCGATAACCACATTTCAAGCTTTGCGACAAGATGTTTTGAGTGATTTGCAGAATATAGATAAAGTGCAGGGTGTCAAATGGAAACGCTATCCCActctaaacaaattattaaaaggTCACCGAAAGGGAGAACTTACTGTACTTACCGGCCCCACAGGTTGTGGAAAAACCACTTTCATGTCAGATTATTCGCTTGATTTAGCATTACAAGGAGTTTCTACGTTGTGGGGTTCTTTCGAGATTCGAAACACTCGGTTAGCATCTACCTTATTGCGTCAGATGGCTGGTCGACCGTTAGATGTAAATCTATCGGATTTCGACTATTTTGCGGACCAGTTCGAACAGCTCCAACTTTATTTTATGACTTTCCATGGTCAGCAATCGATTAAAGTTGTCATGGAAGCCATTGAACATACGCAGTATGTGCACGACATACAACACGTCATTATCGACAATCTGCAATTTATGATGGGCGTTTCTGAAGAGAGCAAGCATATAGATCGGTACTGGAAGCAAGATGCAATTATTGCCGCATTCCGAACATTTGCCACACGCAAAAATTGTCATGTGACTCTGGTAATTCATCCTCGGAAGGAACGTGATACGGAAGAGTTGACAACAAGTTCGATTTTTGGAGGAGCAAAAGCTTCACAAGAAGCGGACAACGTTCTGATAATCCAGGACAAAAGATTAACTTCAGTTAGAGGTAAAAAGTATCTACAGGTTGCGAAAAACCGCTACAGTGGGGACTTGGGTATATTGCCGCTTGATTTCGATAAGGCCAGTTTAAGCTACGCACAGAAACGGAAAAAGACTGAACCGTCGGAAGGTTTTACAGACGAAACAAATGGAATAACGACCAGTGATATTTAG
- the LOC131437302 gene encoding mitochondrial DNA helicase isoform X2, which translates to MQIACSWDDANQCLYVPMIDVESRIVGYKVLSKDVNSGMLVEKTIPEANCSGLIYLRCTTATVGASVKPSSKELSNAILVLNIHDLLSLSAAKINATAICLPHDLKSLPQQCLPGLERYSKLTMWFNYDTAGWDTARNYAKKLDERRCLFVRPTDAHPTPAKALSLGLDLKTIYSKAQPIIHQSITTFQALRQDVLSDLQNIDKVQGVKWKRYPTLNKLLKGHRKGELTVLTGPTGCGKTTFMSDYSLDLALQGVSTLWGSFEIRNTRLASTLLRQMAGRPLDVNLSDFDYFADQFEQLQLYFMTFHGQQSIKVVMEAIEHTQYVHDIQHVIIDNLQFMMGVSEESKHIDRYWKQDAIIAAFRTFATRKNCHVTLVIHPRKERDTEELTTSSIFGGAKASQEADNVLIIQDKRLTSVRGKKYLQVAKNRYSGDLGILPLDFDKASLSYAQKRKKTEPSEGFTDETNGITTSDI; encoded by the exons ATGCAAATTGCCTGCAGTTGGGATGACGCTAATCAATGTCTCTATGTTCCTATGATAGATGTTGAATCTAGAATTGTCGGGTACAAAGTTCTCAGTAAAGATGTCAATAGTGGAATGCTAGTTGAGAAAACTATCCCGGAAGCGAATTGTTCTGGATTAATTTATTTGAGATGTACAACGGCGACTGTTGGTGCTTCAGTGAAACCAAGTTCCAAGGAGCTTTCTAATGCTATACTCGTATTGAACATTCATGATCTGCTCTCATTGAGTGCAGCAAAAATTAACG CGACTGCCATTTGTCTTCCTCATGATCTGAAAAGTTTACCACAGCAGTGTTTACCAGGATTAGAAAGATATTCGAAGTTAACAATGTGGTTCAATTACGATACCGCCGGTTGGGACACTGCTCGGAATTATGCCAAAAAGTTAGACGAACGTCGTTGCCTTTTCGTCCGCCCTACGGATGCTCATCCCACACCAGCGAAAGCACTGTCCTTAGGGCTGGATCTGAAAACAATCTATTCGAAAGCACAGCCGATCATACATCAGTCGATAACCACATTTCAAGCTTTGCGACAAGATGTTTTGAGTGATTTGCAGAATATAGATAAAGTGCAGGGTGTCAAATGGAAACGCTATCCCActctaaacaaattattaaaaggTCACCGAAAGGGAGAACTTACTGTACTTACCGGCCCCACAGGTTGTGGAAAAACCACTTTCATGTCAGATTATTCGCTTGATTTAGCATTACAAGGAGTTTCTACGTTGTGGGGTTCTTTCGAGATTCGAAACACTCGGTTAGCATCTACCTTATTGCGTCAGATGGCTGGTCGACCGTTAGATGTAAATCTATCGGATTTCGACTATTTTGCGGACCAGTTCGAACAGCTCCAACTTTATTTTATGACTTTCCATGGTCAGCAATCGATTAAAGTTGTCATGGAAGCCATTGAACATACGCAGTATGTGCACGACATACAACACGTCATTATCGACAATCTGCAATTTATGATGGGCGTTTCTGAAGAGAGCAAGCATATAGATCGGTACTGGAAGCAAGATGCAATTATTGCCGCATTCCGAACATTTGCCACACGCAAAAATTGTCATGTGACTCTGGTAATTCATCCTCGGAAGGAACGTGATACGGAAGAGTTGACAACAAGTTCGATTTTTGGAGGAGCAAAAGCTTCACAAGAAGCGGACAACGTTCTGATAATCCAGGACAAAAGATTAACTTCAGTTAGAGGTAAAAAGTATCTACAGGTTGCGAAAAACCGCTACAGTGGGGACTTGGGTATATTGCCGCTTGATTTCGATAAGGCCAGTTTAAGCTACGCACAGAAACGGAAAAAGACTGAACCGTCGGAAGGTTTTACAGACGAAACAAATGGAATAACGACCAGTGATATTTAG
- the LOC131437302 gene encoding mitochondrial DNA helicase isoform X3: protein MLVEKTIPEANCSGLIYLRCTTATVGASVKPSSKELSNAILVLNIHDLLSLSAAKINATAICLPHDLKSLPQQCLPGLERYSKLTMWFNYDTAGWDTARNYAKKLDERRCLFVRPTDAHPTPAKALSLGLDLKTIYSKAQPIIHQSITTFQALRQDVLSDLQNIDKVQGVKWKRYPTLNKLLKGHRKGELTVLTGPTGCGKTTFMSDYSLDLALQGVSTLWGSFEIRNTRLASTLLRQMAGRPLDVNLSDFDYFADQFEQLQLYFMTFHGQQSIKVVMEAIEHTQYVHDIQHVIIDNLQFMMGVSEESKHIDRYWKQDAIIAAFRTFATRKNCHVTLVIHPRKERDTEELTTSSIFGGAKASQEADNVLIIQDKRLTSVRGKKYLQVAKNRYSGDLGILPLDFDKASLSYAQKRKKTEPSEGFTDETNGITTSDI, encoded by the exons ATGCTAGTTGAGAAAACTATCCCGGAAGCGAATTGTTCTGGATTAATTTATTTGAGATGTACAACGGCGACTGTTGGTGCTTCAGTGAAACCAAGTTCCAAGGAGCTTTCTAATGCTATACTCGTATTGAACATTCATGATCTGCTCTCATTGAGTGCAGCAAAAATTAACG CGACTGCCATTTGTCTTCCTCATGATCTGAAAAGTTTACCACAGCAGTGTTTACCAGGATTAGAAAGATATTCGAAGTTAACAATGTGGTTCAATTACGATACCGCCGGTTGGGACACTGCTCGGAATTATGCCAAAAAGTTAGACGAACGTCGTTGCCTTTTCGTCCGCCCTACGGATGCTCATCCCACACCAGCGAAAGCACTGTCCTTAGGGCTGGATCTGAAAACAATCTATTCGAAAGCACAGCCGATCATACATCAGTCGATAACCACATTTCAAGCTTTGCGACAAGATGTTTTGAGTGATTTGCAGAATATAGATAAAGTGCAGGGTGTCAAATGGAAACGCTATCCCActctaaacaaattattaaaaggTCACCGAAAGGGAGAACTTACTGTACTTACCGGCCCCACAGGTTGTGGAAAAACCACTTTCATGTCAGATTATTCGCTTGATTTAGCATTACAAGGAGTTTCTACGTTGTGGGGTTCTTTCGAGATTCGAAACACTCGGTTAGCATCTACCTTATTGCGTCAGATGGCTGGTCGACCGTTAGATGTAAATCTATCGGATTTCGACTATTTTGCGGACCAGTTCGAACAGCTCCAACTTTATTTTATGACTTTCCATGGTCAGCAATCGATTAAAGTTGTCATGGAAGCCATTGAACATACGCAGTATGTGCACGACATACAACACGTCATTATCGACAATCTGCAATTTATGATGGGCGTTTCTGAAGAGAGCAAGCATATAGATCGGTACTGGAAGCAAGATGCAATTATTGCCGCATTCCGAACATTTGCCACACGCAAAAATTGTCATGTGACTCTGGTAATTCATCCTCGGAAGGAACGTGATACGGAAGAGTTGACAACAAGTTCGATTTTTGGAGGAGCAAAAGCTTCACAAGAAGCGGACAACGTTCTGATAATCCAGGACAAAAGATTAACTTCAGTTAGAGGTAAAAAGTATCTACAGGTTGCGAAAAACCGCTACAGTGGGGACTTGGGTATATTGCCGCTTGATTTCGATAAGGCCAGTTTAAGCTACGCACAGAAACGGAAAAAGACTGAACCGTCGGAAGGTTTTACAGACGAAACAAATGGAATAACGACCAGTGATATTTAG